In the Pseudanabaena sp. PCC 7367 genome, one interval contains:
- a CDS encoding tetratricopeptide repeat protein, protein MEGSLAIAYLGALIVLLGAVGALIIRQILKNRSLESVITKLQPKLQKEKGAPEEHYELGSVYLRKKLYVKAISEFNKALKASESGIPQVNNAIGFAYFSQEQYDLAIKNYKEAIALDPEYVGAINNLGHAYERKKLIPQAIAAYEDALKLEPDNKTAKRRLDALVKRVSPGS, encoded by the coding sequence ATGGAAGGTTCTTTAGCAATCGCTTATCTGGGTGCTTTAATTGTGCTGCTTGGTGCAGTAGGAGCATTAATTATTCGCCAAATCTTGAAAAATCGCAGTTTGGAATCGGTGATTACCAAGCTGCAACCAAAACTACAAAAGGAGAAAGGCGCACCAGAAGAGCATTATGAATTAGGCAGCGTTTATTTGCGTAAAAAGCTCTATGTCAAGGCGATCAGTGAATTTAATAAGGCTCTCAAAGCCAGTGAATCCGGTATTCCGCAGGTGAATAATGCGATCGGGTTTGCCTATTTCAGCCAAGAGCAATATGACCTGGCGATCAAAAACTATAAAGAAGCGATCGCCCTTGATCCTGAATATGTGGGCGCGATCAATAATTTGGGACATGCCTATGAGCGTAAAAAATTAATTCCCCAGGCGATCGCTGCCTATGAAGATGCGTTAAAACTAGAACCAGACAACAAAACCGCTAAGCGCCGTCTCGATGCTTTGGTTAAGCGGGTTTCCCCTGGTTCTTAG
- a CDS encoding sulfotransferase family protein, producing the protein MTSKTEIQPFKAPELFIVSSGRSGTTLLRSILNATEQIYIPYESDFIARVYPYYHDQTTFSEVDYRQIIKLFYETTEVAGWEMAADFILESLIQAAPQSFADVNSVIYSAYLQANGLTQFAYGIKSPVLIASLDRVFATYPAAKLVHIVRDGRDVCLSYQQVHLKSRVKFGPKGLVANALYWIDGLRRVAEFKRQDQEIEAIELRYEDMLREPDLTFKQLCDFLEIDYRSQMHQDFYKLERNQKLVDQNYMNAFHGKVKSALDPSNTSKYVHKMTRLQKFTYELVAAPYLHKYGYNFDFPWLKFFIFDLIRLPLYWLARIFNNLRYQKRDQATWHWAIEKYGDILEQPNPDPVESVDQAGKTMI; encoded by the coding sequence ATGACTAGTAAGACTGAAATTCAACCCTTCAAAGCCCCAGAGCTGTTTATTGTTAGCTCTGGTCGATCGGGCACTACCCTGTTGCGATCGATTCTCAATGCCACAGAGCAGATTTATATTCCCTATGAAAGCGATTTTATTGCCAGGGTCTATCCCTACTATCACGATCAAACGACCTTCAGTGAAGTAGATTATCGCCAAATCATCAAGCTATTTTATGAGACGACGGAAGTGGCTGGTTGGGAGATGGCGGCAGATTTTATTCTTGAAAGCCTGATCCAAGCTGCGCCCCAGTCTTTTGCAGATGTAAATAGTGTGATCTATAGTGCCTATTTGCAGGCTAATGGTCTAACCCAATTTGCCTATGGAATTAAGTCCCCTGTTTTAATTGCTAGTCTCGATCGGGTGTTTGCAACCTATCCAGCCGCCAAGCTGGTGCATATAGTGCGCGATGGGCGGGATGTGTGTCTTTCCTATCAGCAGGTACACCTCAAAAGTAGGGTAAAATTTGGCCCAAAGGGACTAGTTGCCAATGCCTTGTACTGGATTGATGGTTTACGCCGCGTGGCTGAATTCAAACGGCAGGATCAGGAAATCGAGGCGATCGAACTGCGTTATGAAGATATGCTCAGAGAGCCAGATCTAACCTTCAAGCAGCTTTGCGACTTCTTGGAGATCGATTATCGATCGCAGATGCACCAGGATTTTTATAAGCTAGAGCGCAATCAAAAACTGGTTGATCAAAACTATATGAATGCCTTTCATGGCAAAGTAAAGTCAGCACTCGATCCCAGCAACACCAGTAAATATGTGCACAAAATGACGCGCCTGCAAAAGTTTACCTATGAACTAGTAGCCGCGCCCTATTTGCATAAGTATGGCTATAACTTTGACTTCCCCTGGCTCAAGTTTTTTATATTTGACCTGATCCGGTTGCCGCTCTATTGGTTAGCGAGAATTTTTAATAATCTGCGCTATCAAAAGCGCGACCAGGCTACCTGGCATTGGGCGATCGAAAAGTATGGTGATATTCTAGAACAGCCAAATCCAGATCCAGTTGAATCGGTTGATCAGGCTGGAAAGACCATGATTTAG
- a CDS encoding pentapeptide repeat-containing protein: MNEFNPSKQDAALGGNSPPPTNGAVLGGSDRARIFWQRYKQGNRNFTYADLTGINLSSYNLYKVNLQGANLKQAILAGTNMRRASLSDANLANADLSGAILDETSLYYANLFGADLSNASLFGSDLRGADLHRANLFGANLYGCDLRNAANLTLNQIRSANNWQQAKFDQQVCQKLGLPRSIQGGW, encoded by the coding sequence ATGAATGAATTTAATCCCAGTAAACAAGACGCTGCCCTGGGTGGCAATTCACCGCCCCCAACCAACGGCGCAGTATTGGGCGGTAGCGATCGGGCCAGGATATTTTGGCAGCGCTATAAACAAGGCAATCGTAATTTTACCTATGCTGATTTGACGGGCATTAATTTAAGCAGCTATAACCTCTACAAGGTAAATTTACAGGGAGCCAACCTGAAGCAAGCAATCCTGGCGGGGACAAACATGCGTCGTGCTAGCCTGAGTGATGCTAATCTGGCTAATGCTGATCTCAGTGGCGCGATCTTAGATGAAACAAGCCTCTACTATGCCAACTTATTTGGTGCTGATCTGAGTAATGCCAGCCTGTTTGGTAGCGATCTACGGGGTGCCGATTTGCACCGTGCTAATTTATTTGGTGCTAATTTATATGGTTGCGATCTCAGGAATGCAGCGAATTTGACCCTCAATCAAATTAGATCAGCTAATAATTGGCAGCAGGCTAAGTTTGATCAACAGGTTTGCCAAAAACTGGGGTTGCCGCGATCGATCCAGGGCGGTTGGTAG